TATGTAAACATTTGATAACTTGGGAAAATTACATAGCTTTATATCCAAGGAAATAAGAAATTGGTTGAATTTTCGTGGTATGCAGGGGATTGTATGCTCAGGGATAGCATATTATGTGCAAGGGGTGATAATGAAGAAGAAGGGACCGGTGTTTGTCACGGCTTTTAGTCCTTTAAGCATGATCATTGTTGCTTTTATAGGCTCCATCCTCCTTGGTGAACAGCTTTCTTTGGGAAGGTACTCCAATTTACTTGCATTCAACTAATCAATATTCATACACCAACTCTATGATTGTAGACGGAACGGATACTCCGTCTTAAACAAGACTTACTCTTTTTCTAATTACTTCTATCAATCAAGACACCAAAAAATCCACAGACTTCTTTGTTTTACTCTGTGTTATCCTCACTTCTGGGTCACATAACATACAGAGTAGATCCATTAGTAACTTTTTTCCCTTGTAAATCGTCTTTTCCTTAGTGATTTCTTTTTCATTTAGTCTACTCAGCTATTGATCGTAACCCATTTGTGTGCAGGATCATCGGAGCAGTGATCATAGTCACAGGCTTATACGCAGTGATTTGGGGCAAGAACAAGGATCAAAACATACCCGAGCTTGAAATGACCAGCGATGATGACCGAGTCCGAACAACCAATTCGCATAATGCTACTGAAACGACAACTAATGACCCCAGTACTTACCCGATGGTCTGCAATAATACCGAGAGAGTTTGAAAGTTTTGTAAATGAAGAGAAGTTTTCAGGCTTCATAACATTAATCTAATTAAGCATTGCTAGTTGATATTTGTacaatattcacataaaattatAAGTTGAAGATGTATGTCTGAACATTACTGATCATATTTTTCGGATGCACCTAGTACAACCCTCTTTGTTACTAGACATTTCACtgatattgtgtttgtttaattcatTGATTCCTGTAGTTAATTACGGAGTATTATAACATTTGATCCATGTTTTCTCACAGTATTTTTCCATAGTTGCATTTACAACGTGTCGGTGGCGGATAAAATCAACAGATACTTAGGGAAGAGTATGTATCCAAAcactaaagagatggaggaagtGAATTAGGTACCCTTTTAAAAAATTTGACTTGCCTTAACGGATTTAAAATAAGTTATTGAACAATTGATGAAGCTAGGACAATGCAAATATTATTTTGACGTTTAATTGAGTACGGACTTATCAGTTGAAAATAACTGTATGAACAATTGTTACTGACTAACTGAAGAAGGAACATATGAACTAGCATGCAGGAGATTGAAGGTAAAGTAGTTCAGAATGTTACTTGTTCGATTTTGTTAAGTAATCTTCTACGCAGACGACTCATTACTTTGTTTCAAAGCTACACCATCAAGTTGTACAACAATAAAACAGATCATCACTGATTTTGAAAAAGGTTTCAGGGCATATGGTAAATTAGACAAAATCCTATCTCAAGTACAGCCCTAACGCTCCTCAAGATTTGAGGCACTATCTCAACTCATTACTACTTGTGCAATTCAAAGACAACTTTGGATTATACCTGGGCAGGGGCGTCTTAAAGTAAATGGAAGCCCGGTGCACTACAAAAAAATGAGGCCCTAAATATGCTTGTATAAGTATAGTACACGTCGAGGTTTGTATTGAATTTTATTAGTAAAGCTTATAAATTTGGTGGTCAAAACTGGAGACCCGGTTCCGCCGCCCGTGGTCGGCCAAGGTACTAGACGCCCCTGCCTGGGAGTTCCATCAACACTTGGAAAGGCAAACACCTGCTTTTGGATCTTTTGGACAGGGTGACAAATAAACTAACCTCATGGAATACCCTCTATCTCTCCCAGCCAGCTAAATTAGTATTAATCAATGGAGTGCTCATTGCATCTCTTAATCACGTGATGTCAATATATAAGTTGCCGCATGGGAATCATTACAAAGATCGAAGCATCTATCATCGCGTTCTGGTGGTCGTCTAATGGAAAAAAGAGAGCTAATCATTGGCTCTCAGATAATGTcttgtactccctctgtcccggtcatttgttgtctttttccattttggggtgtctcagtcatttgttgtcctttctattttaagaatgaatttgatgagtaatttgatcattcatactcaatttattccacttgtcatttagtaattggccctcCCTTTTTTTCGATgctttgtgtcaaaaccaaagacAAAAAATAACCGGACGGAGGAGATCACTAAAAGCGTATCTTAGTTTACATTTACGAGGTATACAAGTGATGAATCAAGCCCTATTAGCCAAGAATTACCATAGGGTAATGAATAACCCACAATTACTTCTCTCTAAGGTCTTTAGATCGAAGTACTCCAAGGACTTTGGTGTTGTACTATCTCTAAAAAGCAACCACTTCAGCCTTCATGGGTTTGGCAAAATATACTGAAAGCCGCAAATAAATTGCAAAAAGGATTTGTTTGGAAGTTTGGGAATGACTCAAAAATCAACATATTTTCTGATCCTTTGATTAACGGAGTTAAACCAATTTTGTGGAATCAAGTTTCCCCTAAAGCACCACCtccaatcttatctttattaattcaaaagacaatactcaaaacagggcgtgccacgtcattaattcagctgtttttttttttggaaatacatGGTATGgtggacccgttagtgtgcaatatatttatttcttcagaatttcggctatacaaacatgcgacaaattcaGTCTTAGAagaaatactatgaaataatactatgaaataattttatacattccgaataaatgaatTAATGACATAtaagcggaatgaattacaaatcggaataaatgaaactaattacaaataaatgaattgcatgatttaaaaataaaaaataaaaaaattacataatactgTACATAATTATGAGAaggaattatatttaattacgggattgaattacatataatgcgaataaattacatgtataatttttaaaaactagataatacgatatatttttttaaaaaaaatatcctttgttatttcctcttaaaccattgcacgtgaacaagtatttgtaacaagtttaaacattaattatgtagattgctgattagaccaactagataagtacaatagaaatgcaaaaaaaaatacattaaaaaaacattaataccggcccaaatacatacccgtgcaattttgcacgggtttaaaactagtacgTATGATTGTTAGGGAGGATGGTAATGGGAATCGCGAAAGTGGAATTAAAACCCTTAAGTTTAATCAATGGTGCAATCAAGTCCCTTAACTTTTATATGTAGCAATTAATCCCCTTAAGTCTAACTAAAGGTGAAATTTACCCCTACTCATTTCTCTTCAAAATCTCACGAGAAAATCAACTATACTCTATACACTCTTAATTTTTATATGTATAATTTAAGTACACAATTACATTATAAAGTGACTATTCAAATACCTAAATCACATACATAAGATACATCGGGGAAATCTAAACGTTTTCCTTCATCTCCTTCAATGTCGACTTCTTTTGCTCAAGGTAATCAATTTTCAGTTACTTTCttatggagtagtattatatgtattcgaagtaaaaaaaacaaaactgaatacataagaaattaagaacgaagaagaataaatgaagttgcaAACAAAAAAATTttgtattgtcactaattcactactATTATTTTTGGAAGGcactaattcactattgttgttactataactttgttgtatatagaagatgttttacaaaactaattaatcgagaaatgagtattaaagatcatatcaaatattttcttaggaaaatataaaatatatggaaaagaaaatatttatttaatttaagtaatttacaaagaAATTCTATAAATACTTAAGTGAAACTAAatactaataatagaattttaaaagggtagtaataccgtgtatttagttcatgaaattatttcacgtaaagaataaggttttggaaaatataaaatttatggaaaaaaaatatttatttaatttatgtaatttacaaacaaattctgtaaatacttaagtaaattaaacactaataatagaattttaaaagggtagtaataccatgtatttagttcatgaaattatttcacgtaaaggataaggttttataataaataaataaaagttgcattttttagcaatatatttagtaagtaaaactaaaataattatatttataattttgtgttcATGGTGAATTTAAAAGAGACCTTCTACATTCCACttctatacaatataattaaggctaatgtgacatggcaaattaaatgtgacatggcaaatgtGACAAGGCCAaattaaatgtgacatggcaataTCATAATCCACATATTAtcaatctatacaatatagtttaaaAGAGTACATAAAATATTAAATTTTATTCCATGAGCCATTTTTACAATTAATTTGTATTTTATATTTGATTATATAATATTTGCTTAGTGacaaattacaatacaatattGACGTTTTGATGGATAATTCTTACTAAAAAAACACACATTGAATGATAATTGAGTTAGTGCCCcaccaaaaaaaaagtaaaagcctatttggggaggtGCATATCAATTATAAATAATATTCTATAATAAAAAAATACCACATGAACACCGAAACTTTGACTATTTCTAATATTGCGGTCATACAAAAGAATGGTCTCACAAACAAGATTATCTTTATGTAGAATTTAGAACATAATCAACAcacatttttattataatatttatgtcataataatgaaaaaaaatgatgctcaaaagtcatgaactttGCTCCATATTTATGCCTATAATAAATTTGATAGTAATAAAAAAGGATGTTCAAAAGTCATAAAAAACATCCtcaattttttatatatttttgacgGATGACAAAATTTGTGAGACAAAAAAATCtaaaatattaaatgcaaataacATAACAAACACTAAAATTTGGCTCTGATGATTGTTCAAAAGCATAAAAAGTTTAGGCATCACCCTTTATGTAAGAGGATCAATCTTACTCACCTTTGCTTTGCTGATGATCTTATCATGTTTTGCAAAGGTGAGAGAGCTTCTATAGATCTTTTGCTTAAAGCCTTCAACTATTTCTCTAAGGCTACTGGGTTGGTGATGAATAGTGGTAAATCCAACTTCTATACTAATGGAGTTCCTGCTAGTCTAGTCCAGGAGATTGAGCAGGTTACAGGAATGAAGAGAAGTGCAGTCCCATTCAGATACTTAGGCATTAATGTGCCCTCTAAACGTCTGTCTATAATGGACTGCAATTGTTTGATTGAGAATGTGGTTGCTAAAATTAGAGCCCTGGGGTCTAGAAAACTTTCCTATGCTGGAAGGGTTGTGCTGATCCAGTCTGTCCTTAGCACGTTGCACTGTTATTGGGCTCGCATTTTTATCTTGCCTAAGACTATCATTGGTGCAATTGAAAAGATATGTAGGCAGTATCTCTGGTATGGTAAGGATCCCAAGGAGAACCCTGCCCTGGTTGTTTGGGAGAAGATTTGCAGACCTAAGAAGCAGGGGGGTCTTGGTTTTAGGGACCTTCATACCTGGAACATTGCCACTATTGGAACGTATGTCTGGTGGGTGCAACAAAAGACTGACCATCTGTGGGTTCGATGGGTGCATGCAGTCTATATTAAATCTGCTAACTGGATGGATTATGAACCTCGTAGTGGTGCTAGCTGGGCTTGGAGGAAAATTTTCCAGGTCAAGAATATGTTCAAGAATTTACTCTCCACAGGTGAGCCTTATACAGCACAGAAAGGGTATTTCTTTCTGAAACCTCTCACTGATAAGGTTGCCTGGTATCCTTGGATTTTAAACAAGTGGATATGTCCCAAGCACTCTTTTTTCTGCTGGTTAGTAGCTCAGAATAGGCTACTTACTCAGGATCGTTTGGTAAGGATGGGGATCCTTGACACTAACAGTTGTGAAGTTTGTGGAGTTATGGCTGAGGATCACAGTCATCTCTTTTTTGGTTGTGCATTTAGCAAACAATGTCATATTCTGGTGCAGAATTGGTGCAATGTACTGGTGCCTGCACATGACTGTATTCAATGGTGGATTAAATGGAGAACACATTCTGCTACTAAGAAGAAGATCATTGGGGTCATCTTAGCAAGTCTCATGTATCATTTGTGGCAACATCGTAATGCTTGTAGGATAGACAAAATTGTAATGAAACTTGTGTGTCTTGTTCAGAAGGTGCAACAAGATGTTAGAGCTCGTTTGCAGTTGCTTGATCTAAAATGTAATAGTAGGTCTGTACTTGATTGGGTGAAGAATCTATGAGGTACCCAGCTTTATAGTTTCTTCAACTAGTTTGGGTCATTAATATTGATGTAATGGGATACTTTTCTGATTAATGAAAACTACTTacatttccccaaaaaaaaacattaaaatttGGCCTTTTAAATTTctagataaattaaacaacaattaaaaatcaaataaaattcatactaaattttaaataTCTACTTTATTGTTAGAATATTCTAAGCAACagataaatatcacataattctaattttaCTCCGTTTACAAATAATTTGAATAATAGCTCTCATAGAAAAAAAATCCTATTGACATGGATAATggctaaatgtaaattattatttaatatttctgcgtacatgtcatattatctaTTTAATGTATACATACAAAACATATAATGAGATTGCAATGAAATTTGTAGTAGGCTACTATATAGTTAACTCATTTGATCATTtatgcaaaaatttaaaattcatgaTTTTTGACAAATTGAAATAGATGATATACTAAGACTAGcatttattaaacttcataactatgttactataaaaaaaatataatttatgagAATTAAAATATTGAGAAGATAAAAAGCCCTataatcatatactccctccgtaccaatccaaaggtaacatggtAAAAATGGGGGAAACcaagaaaagagggtaaaagtGGGGTAAAAGAGGAAAGCAAGCTTGTATTATTGGGTGGTGTGTGGGGCACAAGTTGGTATTTATGTAAATATAAGGAGGAAATAAGGGTATTATTGTCAATTTACAGTCCATTTAtagtatgttacctttggattggtaCAGACACTTTAGGCAAGTGTTACATTTGGATTGAtacggagggagtatgttttaagCTCCTTACAATGTGAGATTTATCATtctcaaaaaaagaaagaaaaaaaattcaacattatgcattaaTTTGCCCTTTCATCTTcacttactaactttatttatcgTAAATGACAAAGGGATGTTCAAACTTTCACATAGAAATTTTAGTGcaaaatctatacaatctaattaaaagaCAACCTTAACCATTTAACGTTTTTTTTACATGGATGCCAtctcattgatgatttgaaggtatttttttgtttttttaaaaccacgtgttattagtatattaatcaatacaacaactaaagtacaatatatagtttagttgtcaaagaaataaggtattaactatctaaattttatgtatttcaagactatattttttaaatggatcaactaatTGCTCGGACAAATATAAAAATtacgataaaaataacaaaactaaaacagataaacccgtgaatttcacgggtcacaaacctagtttatCTTTTAATAAACCGAGCTAATTTTTTACCTACTACAACAGGTAAGCTTTCAGGTCATTAGGCCATCGGTCCCAAATTTTTTGTTGTTATTCTTCTTCCATATATAACTTTCAACaaattaaaaacaaaacccaaagttcatcaaaaatccaaaaaaaatctaATCAAAAATTCTAATTACCCAACACATAAACCAATCATAACCCACAATTCTCAAATTTTAGCAAAAAACCACACTATAATATCAAATTTTCAGCAAAAAAAAACCCAGAAAATCTAACTAAACAATTTATGACAACatttttttcttattcttttcttcttccttctttaaTTCTTCCTTCCTCAATTCttcgtttcttcttctttcttcgaTTCTTCCTTCCCCAATTTTTACAACATATGATTGTAATAACAATCTGAAGTTGGTTTCTgctatttgtttttatttattgcGTGTTTGCGGCAATTGTAGTGCGATTTTAAGCAGAAATCACCAGTATTTTAGGGGAAATGTTTAGATCCGACCCGAATTCTAGTGCTGATAGTAGTAGTGGACTTGTTGCTACTGTTTTGATACCTACCCGCTTTGTTTGGCCTTATGGTGGGTGCCGGGTTTTCCTTAATGCTTTTTTTTATCGGGTACCTACTGTGTTTGGTGATTAGATGCGGAGAGAGTGAGGAAGAGAAGATGAGAAGATTGGTGATGGAGGGTGTTGTGTAAGTTTTGATTTTTGGTGTTTGGTGATTGGTATGGGGAAGATAAAGGGATGAAGATTGAAGAGGATGGAGTTAAGGTAATTATGACTAATTAGGGTTATAGTCAAGGAAACCGGTTCTTCAGGTTTCCCTTCTATGAGTTCAGTAAAAGTTAAATGATGCAATAGTTAagattattctcagttaaacattagtttggattaatatgagaagaggaGGCTTAGTTTGGATTATActtatgaaataaccctttttGTATCATATATTTGTATTGAGATTGTAACTACATAATCAAGCTCATGAAAATATTTGGTGCCTTTTAGAGAGACAGGATGGAGATAAAGATGTAGTACTtgcaggaaaaatcgtgttttttTTACCTTCGTTACGAGAGAAAAGACGACTTATTTTATTGGTGTTGATGAAAGTTGTCAATTTGTCATGTTTATGACTGAGAGTAAGGAGTGATAAATGGAATTGTATAATTTAATTGTATACAGAAATTATACGTATAAAACCAAGAGTGTATA
The Silene latifolia isolate original U9 population chromosome 11, ASM4854445v1, whole genome shotgun sequence genome window above contains:
- the LOC141614101 gene encoding uncharacterized protein LOC141614101, which gives rise to MIVQKHKKFRHHPLCKRINLTHLCFADDLIMFCKGERASIDLLLKAFNYFSKATGLVMNSGKSNFYTNGVPASLVQEIEQVTGMKRSAVPFRYLGINVPSKRLSIMDCNCLIENVVAKIRALGSRKLSYAGRVVLIQSVLSTLHCYWARIFILPKTIIGAIEKICRQYLWYGKDPKENPALVVWEKICRPKKQGGLGFRDLHTWNIATIGTYVWWVQQKTDHLWVRWVHAVYIKSANWMDYEPRSGASWAWRKIFQVKNMFKNLLSTGEPYTAQKGYFFLKPLTDKVAWYPWILNKWICPKHSFFCWLVAQNRLLTQDRLVRMGILDTNSCEVCGVMAEDHSHLFFGCAFSKQCHILVQNWCNVLVPAHDCIQWWIKWRTHSATKKKIIGVILASLMYHLWQHRNACRIDKIVMKLVCLVQKVQQDVRARLQLLDLKCNSRSVLDWVKNL